Below is a genomic region from Populus trichocarpa isolate Nisqually-1 chromosome 15, P.trichocarpa_v4.1, whole genome shotgun sequence.
atttttaaacaaagttttaaaactaaagATATATACAACCTCTAAAGCTTTAAAGAAACCGACACTTAACTAATGtttaaagatgttttttaatttaaaatttatagtaataatatacatgttttatttttagcattaaaactataaaaatatctaaaaatattaatttaatatttttttaatataaaaaatagtttgaaaaacaGATTGAAGCGCATGATCAAATAAAGTTCTACAATAATTAAGATTGGGAAACGCATAGAAATGTCACAAATAGTTCAGCCACAGAGGGGACCATATATAACACCCTTAAAATTCTAACACCACCTTTTCGACACCATGGCTGATCCTTCAAAGTATTTTGCAGCACAACTTAGTACCTTTAGTCAAATAATTTCGTAATGTACATAGCGAGATGGCAAAAAATTGCAGGTGATCAAGAATATTCAAGAGCTCGATCGTGTAAATGAAAATGagtgataaaatatatattaataaagaagaagaagaagaaatgaagcatatatatatatatcgcatGTCATTCTAGGAATGATCCTTTAGACTTGAACACTGATGCATGGTCCAGACACAGATAATGCATGTTTCGCAGCAAATTTGAATCCCCCCACCCCCTCTCCTCGATATTGACGGTCGTCGTCTAGCCTCGTCACCGAGCTTAAATCGAGAACAAAACTAATTAGGATAGATATGGCCGTAAATAGAACTTGGTTGgatgtattaattataattaattaatgagattcaagattaagaattatgtttattgaatcattaattttatagcCACCTGAGCCAGCACTTCACAGCGTACGTGTAAAGTAATCCATTAAGACAATAAGTACTTCAAGTCTCTGGTTCACCATACAAAAAGTAGAATTTGTTAACCCTGCTAGCTCTTTTTTGTTGCTCCCATCTTATCATTTGGCTGAGTattcattctttatttgtttcagtttagataaatatttgttaatttatttgtttgttaatcCAAtccctaatttatttttgtttactatTCTAAATTGGATAAATATTAATCAATGAGCTTTTAGCTTGGTTGCTGCCTCATGCAAGAAATGGTTAAATCAACCTCTCATGATCTTGACAAtgatctcatatatatatatatatttttcttttttttcttacattagACCCCATaagaaaattaagataataataataataatataaaatgcaaaaacacgTTATGATGCCCGAGACTCCCTATGGGATGTGAGCAGCATGATAAATCTTCTTTCATGGATAGCAAAGgagacaaaataataaattattaaaagaaaattaataaatcttggttgtcacaaaagaaaacaatatataattttttaaacattttatcGGGATTGCCAAgaacataataatataaaaaaacaaagtaaattatTGAGCTATGTGAACCCATTCTGCCTGGGAGGATGGACGAGGAGTGCGAGCTagatattatttgttatttaaaaatatattaaaataatttaaaaataaaattttttaattttaaataaaaaattttaacaagaaaagtaaaacagATTTAATCTCGATGTCCCCAACAGGCAGCACGATGAGgtaaacagaaaaataaaataaaatactgcaTCCTcttaaataacaaaacaaaaacgtTCTCCGTGACACTTAACACCGTCAACCCCGCCGCAACGACGTTAATAAAACGCCGTTTTCTTGAAATAACGGAAAAACAATGAAGCATGCTAGAGAATAAATTGTATAAAAGAACCCAAAGCAAACGAACACCAGAGAGAGACAGAGGAATAAGAGAAATAAGAGAGGTTTCTCCGACTTGCAATCCTTTCTAGCTTCCTCTGCTGCACagctttttctctctctctgttttttttgcaGCAGAAACCTATTTATTTATATCGATACTCAAAGGAGATTCTTTGTGCATTTTCGTTCTCGTTGAAGCTTGCTTCGGTTTCGATCATTTCCGGCGTAGAATTTCGTGTTCGAATTTCTTGTTTTCTGAAACTGGATAGCTCGGTTTTTGGAGCTGAAATAGGGACGGAATCTCACTCAATTCAGATCAAAGGTACCTTTTAGCTTCAATTAACTCtgagattatttattttggctTGAATTATGGATAGTTTAATCTTAGAAGTTCTCTAAACATTGAATTCTGATTtaacatgaattattttaacTGTAATTCTATTGCAGATTTCATTAATATCTGTGATTTGGTGGCCCGAAGTTCGTTCTTCTTTTTCTGAAGTTGTGAGAGAGGATTTTGATCCCTGTtttcaaagcataaaaagagtcagttttattagaaaaaagtGAATGTCCTCTCCGATCTAAGGCGGAGGTGCCATACCTTTTTAAAGAATCTCAATTTCTACGGATCTGATAAGAAgcaattaattagatatttatttcattacaaaataTCTATCTCCGCTTTGGATGGAGCTTCCTCAACAACGTCCTTTCGGAACTGAAGGTATTTTAATTACTCACAcatattccttttaatttttagtttcgaTTTAGCTTAGCATATGGATTATGAAATGATTAAAACAAATCGCAGTGTAGTGGTGTTATTAACTGTGGTTATGAAGCATGTTCTTAACAGGAAGGAAACCAACACACGACTTTCTTTCACTGTACAGTCATTCCTCAACCGTGCAACAAGATCCAAGACCACCTTCTCAAGGTATTATCATTTTTCGTTTACAGATctggtaaaaaaagaagaaaaaattgtttctggtttttcaaaatggaaaaagatttttttttctggtttatgGATGTGGGTTCGTGGATGCACGTGACACGAATTGAATGATGGGATATGGGCCAGGGAAGTAGGGTGGGGTAGGGTAAACAGGGGTTTGCCAAATCCGAAAAGGAAAGAGTTAGCAGTTAGCAATTAGCACCATCAGATTGGCCatatgttgttttgttttttatgggacCCATCTTCTAGGAGTTGGACACGATGTGACATGTCACATGATTCACATCCACTCCCTCTGTTATGCAGGTTGTAGTTGTAATTCTATTCACAAATCACAATCACGATCACAAACTATTTTCCTTGTGTAAAGAGAGGTGCCCCTTGTTTTCCggtcaacaaatttaattttttataattaactatattaaaaaataaacaaaataacacGGAGTAAGAAAGTCttggcaaaatataaaaatgttggTGTTGGGAATAACAACGAAATGGATAAAATGAATTGCacaaatttcaatgaaaaaaaaaaaaaaagaggagagaaaataaaaagaatgaaagtaaAATGAGCTCTGGGAGGCCCATGAAGCTACAATGATAGCACCCtagtataattaaaaataccatGATGAAATGAATTCAATAACATTAAAGCAGTGAATTATTTGTCGTTTTTAACCACGTGTATTATCCACTAAAGTTATTAATGGTGACATTACTTTGGTGGTGTTGTATTTagctcatcattttttatttatttactttggtGGTGTTTTTAACCATTTCTTTAAATGTCTCTATTCCTAGCTTGACATTTACCGAATTgttttgaagatatttttttaacagtgttttgctaattttttttccaggaaaTTTACTCTAATTttaactaggttttttttttttgacaaaacagtttaattaattaagtagttaatgattaatcaattaagaaaagtaaCTAGGATTACTTGATTAAAATTCCTCTACACTGTAAAAATGGTCCTTAattacttgattaatatttatagtttcttaattgaaatattaGGTGTTGGGTCAGTGAGGGGATGGTGgccggtaatttttttttaaaaaaatagagataagttattttaaattattgagaaaATCATCATCCAAGAGATCGCATcttgatatataaaaagaaaaaaatatatttgagaattACTTTTTTTGACGTGTTGAATATACGGATtgttaatctaaataaaaaattgtcaaattttgatttaatatcttttcataAACGAGTAGGGTAATCTTTGTGAATCTTCTTATGCTAATTATTCTGCCATATTTTTGGACATAAATATTCCACATGTTTTTGTTTCCCTCCTGGTTGAAAAAGAAGACACCATGTTTTTGGATCTGTTTTGATTGTCCATTTgcttaatttctaaattattaattataaatcatcACTCCACTTGCCAAAACTAGTTCAATTGTAAATTTCAAAGTATTACAGACTTTGAGAAATCTTAGTCAGAATAAATCCATTAATCAGGGTCAGATCTGAACTGGAAATCTTCCATCTTTCCATGCTTGAACAGGTGGCTTCCTCCAGACACATGATTTTCTACAACCACTAGAACAAGTAAGCAAAGCCACCGCCAGAGAAGAAACCAACGTTGAGATCTTGACAATTGAGAAGCCACCGCCTCCGGCACCACCACCCTCGGTGGAGCACACCCTCCCTGGAGGCATCGGGACGTACAGTATAAGCCACGTATCGTATTTCAACCAACGAGTTCCAAAGCCAGAAAACACAATATTCTCCGTAGCTCAAGCTAGTAGTACCGATAAAAATGATGAGAATTCCAACTGCAGTTCTTATTCAGCTAGTGGATTCACACTTTGGGAAGAATCCACATTGAAAAAGGGAAAGACAGGGAAGGAGAATGTGGGAGAAAGATCCAATATTATCAGAGGTACTTAATAATTATCTGTACTTTCCATGTTCTGTCTGTTTACTTTCCATTGTTGTGCTTTGCATGTGCATGTGCATATGTGCGAGTCCATCTCCCCCTAGCAACATACAGCCAAGAGATGTGGTGTTAAATATATCGATGAGGTGTTAATGTAATTGCAATACAAGAGACGTAAGTGGAATATAATAATACTACATGTCAATCTAGCTAGAATGAGCACTTAGTTACTATACTCGTTTGATATTGAGGATGAGATTCAAACTTGCTCGATAATCAAAAGCTAGTCGTGATGTCCATAAAAGTTCCATGtctaaaatctcaaaaacttttcaagcttttctatcttgttttttggctatattattttctatctcacaaactcatttttttttaatcatcactACCACCACTACAACCAAACCCAACCTCAAAATCTTTTCCCCGAATAGTTTTGGTTGATTTTAGCTTGATCGATGAGCAACAACAAACTGTAGTCATCATGTTAGAAACATAGTCATATTAGGACTTCACTATTTGGTTAGGTCCATGGTTCAAGTTGGTTCGGATCATCTCATGCTCATGTTATATTACTACAAGTTCAGTTTTGAAGACCAAAGGCATAGACAAAGTCCAAACTGCGAAATCAGCCCAAGATAGTCTCATTACATGGCTTCTCTCACGAACGGTACTCTAGGGTCTAAAATAGGCAACCAAATAACTAAGaggttattattataaataaaacaagatgtAGTTTTCAATATGACGAGTGAGATTTAAATGAGACTAATAATATGACATTGCATGGTAAATCGGTCCAAgtcttcataatattttatttgaaattcgAATAGGTAGACCACGGCATCATAAAAGTtctctgctctttttttttttctcctctcatattgatattattattatggacCATAATGATAATATCAATATTGTTTTGCAATATATAGATTTCCAATCATTTATTATGCGtaactatttttcaaataaaatgtctttttagcaataatagaataaattatttagtatAAAAATAGCAGGGCTAGAGTTCTGGGCCGAACTTTTAATAAGCTTTTAAGTCCACTCGCATGGCCCAAACAAAATATCCAATGACAGTAttgttttaaatgatatttcGTACAATATTTTAGTGATAATTGGAAGTATGTTTGGCGCGTAACAGAAGCGGCAGCGAAGACGGATCAGTGGACGACGTCAGAGAGGCCGTCACAGTCTTCATCGAACAACCATCGCAATAGTTTCAGCTCTCTTTCTTCCTCACAGTCtgtttccttctccttctcctgcatgttcttgggttttttttttttactgttaaaatataatgatgagattttgttttgttggtaaTTGAGCAGGCCACCAGGGCTGAAATGTACCCAGAGCTTCATAGAAATGATAAAGTCAGCCAAAGGTAGTAACTTGGACGATGATTTAGACGATGAAGAAACGTTCCTCCTTAAGAAAGAAACCCCTTCTCCTATCCATAAAGGTGTGCGTGTGTggatagaaaataaatgtataaaaattctcttatttgaaaaaaaaaaagtagtattATGTGTGCTCTGTTTGAGTTACATGTTTGTGGAATTGAGGactttgttctttcttttttcagggGAATTGAGGGTAAAGGTGGACGGAAAGAGCAATGACCAAAAACCTAACACGCCTCGGTCAAAGCATTCTGCAACAGAACAACGTAGGAGGAGCAAGATAAATGACAGGCACGCATTAATTTCTTACATTGAGAAAACCTGAGGATCTTTTCCTTTAATCAGCTACTTTATAATGTTGTTGACGTCTTGTTACAAGTGAAGTTTCAGTAATCTAAGAATGTTAATTTGGTAAAGTAATACAATTCCATACAATctgttccttttgtttctacTGGTTAAATTATGAAGGCTGATGGGATATAAACTAGAAAAGGCCCTAAATAAAGCTAATTAGTTCAACTTTTCTTGTTGAATAATTACGACTGCTTTTGTCAACTTTATGCTGTACTAAAATTTCGAAGTTTTCATGCAGATTTCAGATGTTGAGAGCGCTCATTCCTCATGGCGATCAAAAGAG
It encodes:
- the LOC7453864 gene encoding transcription factor BIM1 isoform X1; its protein translation is MELPQQRPFGTEGRKPTHDFLSLYSHSSTVQQDPRPPSQGGFLQTHDFLQPLEQVSKATAREETNVEILTIEKPPPPAPPPSVEHTLPGGIGTYSISHVSYFNQRVPKPENTIFSVAQASSTDKNDENSNCSSYSASGFTLWEESTLKKGKTGKENVGERSNIIREAAAKTDQWTTSERPSQSSSNNHRNSFSSLSSSQPPGLKCTQSFIEMIKSAKGSNLDDDLDDEETFLLKKETPSPIHKGELRVKVDGKSNDQKPNTPRSKHSATEQRRRSKINDRFQMLRALIPHGDQKRDKASFLLEVIEHVQFLQEKVQKYEGSYQGWNHEHAKLGPWRNNSRPVESSVDQSRGVNSGVGPALLFAANLDEKNITISPSINPGGARNAVESNMSSASTFNAMDHHPNLGITNKAMPFPISLQPNLFHPGRIAGAAAQFPPRLAFDAENTATQPQPCHAISCTSDGAVASDKLKQQNLTVEGGTISISTAYSQGLLNTLTQALQSSGVDLSQATISVQIELGKKGNSRQTAPTSIVKDNNVPPSNQGTIRSRVSSGEESDQALKKLKTSKG
- the LOC7453864 gene encoding transcription factor BIM1 isoform X2, which codes for MFLTGRKPTHDFLSLYSHSSTVQQDPRPPSQGGFLQTHDFLQPLEQVSKATAREETNVEILTIEKPPPPAPPPSVEHTLPGGIGTYSISHVSYFNQRVPKPENTIFSVAQASSTDKNDENSNCSSYSASGFTLWEESTLKKGKTGKENVGERSNIIREAAAKTDQWTTSERPSQSSSNNHRNSFSSLSSSQPPGLKCTQSFIEMIKSAKGSNLDDDLDDEETFLLKKETPSPIHKGELRVKVDGKSNDQKPNTPRSKHSATEQRRRSKINDRFQMLRALIPHGDQKRDKASFLLEVIEHVQFLQEKVQKYEGSYQGWNHEHAKLGPWRNNSRPVESSVDQSRGVNSGVGPALLFAANLDEKNITISPSINPGGARNAVESNMSSASTFNAMDHHPNLGITNKAMPFPISLQPNLFHPGRIAGAAAQFPPRLAFDAENTATQPQPCHAISCTSDGAVASDKLKQQNLTVEGGTISISTAYSQGLLNTLTQALQSSGVDLSQATISVQIELGKKGNSRQTAPTSIVKDNNVPPSNQGTIRSRVSSGEESDQALKKLKTSKG